One stretch of Eupeodes corollae chromosome 2, idEupCoro1.1, whole genome shotgun sequence DNA includes these proteins:
- the LOC129944007 gene encoding uncharacterized protein DDB_G0271670, with product MLSVQSAGCAGMERLGVPARTSLNTPPDDRGHISRRMRVDTIQARDLLVRDTTLLSDRQIRNNNHLHQYHRVGCGGSSSSSYSICNSSNIRGGIDAATIMTAKQQQQAVAAKLKPINNEKQQQQIRCPHHIPLPDSEWGQDRDLQIRAQYQQSEITRSYIKPPPNKTVLDVPEQSYNFYSSTTLSSMAAASSAAANSGVSCNLKSSLTNQHSNIHHNYHLQQQQHPLPCSSGNQQSAILTQQHQKSKPSVITKLFSRKSSPKSPTALCSSSSISSNSSLSSSASSSSSSSSSSSSSSSSSPSSSSVSTSSSSSSLCSAQALPISIAATLTATTCSLGAAAPFQNNLMPTSSSNITSSSSFMTTIGATASARVSPSPPLAVSVPVAASSSTNMLQQQKFHLQQQQHQQHQLLVDSTNSSNLSSTSLHLLKNSSSCNLSSTSSTSALASASVVTDVASTSIDCCYAQATSIQRSHSSSSSVAISSQLQHQQQQHQQSIDNCVNSNSSSSSSISSNNSMSSSRNYQHHI from the exons aTGCTATCGGTACAGTCTGCCGGCTGCGCGGGAATGGAGCGGCTCGGCGTTCCGGCCCGCACATCTTTAAATACACCTCCTGACGACAG aggCCATATAAGTCGAAGAATGCGTGTTGATACAATCCAAGCTCGTGATCTACTAGTACGCGATACAACACTACTTAGTGATAGACAAATTAGAAATAATAATCATTTACATCAGTATCATCGAGTTGGATGTGGTGGAAGTAGCAGTAGTAGCTATAGTATTTGTAATAGTAGCAATATTCGAGGTGGAATTGATGCAGCGACGATAATGACTGCTaaacagcaacaacaagccGTCGCCGCTAAACTTAAACCAATTAACAAtgaaaagcaacaacaacaaattcgATGTCCACATCATATTCCATTACCAGATAGTGAATGGGGTCAAGATCGTGACTTGCAGATACGAGCACAGTATCAG caaTCCGAGATAACCCGTTCGTATATCAAGCCACCTCCTAACAAAACAGTCTTAGACGTTCCAGAGCAATCCTATAATTTTTACTCATCAACAACGCTGTCATCGATGGCGGCAGCATCGTCAGCAGCAGCCAATTCGGGTGTTTCGTGCAATTTAAAATCTAGCCTAACTAATCAACATTCTAATATCCACCACAACTACCAcctgcagcagcaacaacatccACTGCCCTGCTCAAGTGGTAACCAACAATCTGCAATATTAAcacaacaacatcaaaaatcaaaacccAGTGTAATAACAAAGCTGTTCTCGCGCAAAAGCAGTCCCAAATCGCCAACAGCACTCTGTTCGTCATCATCAATATCGTCGAACTCATCACTTTCATCGAGTGCATCGTCATCGTCCTCATCTTCATCATCGTCGTCCTCCTCTTCGTCATCAtcaccatcgtcgtcgtctgtCTCaacatcgtcgtcatcatcatcactgtGCTCGGCACAAGCACTTCCAATATCAATAGCTGCCACATTGACAGCAACAACATGTAGCTTGGGAGCGGCAGCACCTTTCCAAAATAATCTTATGCCCACCAGTAGTAGCAACATTACCTCGAGTTCATCATTTATGACGACAATCGGTGCCACGGCCTCAGCACGAGTTTCGCCATCACCTCCGTTGGCGGTATCAGTTCCCGTCGCCGCATCATCTTCTACCAATATgttgcaacaacaaaaattccatttacaacaacaacaacaccagcaaCATCAGTTGCTTGTTGATAGTACAAATTCCAGTAACTTATCATCGACCTCTCTGCACTTATTAAAGAACAGTAGTAGTTGCAATTTATCATCAACATCGTCCACATCAGCTTTAGCTTCAGCTTCAGTAGTTACAGATGTTGCTTCAACATCCATTGATTGTTGCTATGCTCAAGCAACAAGTATCCAACGATcacattcttcttcttcttctgtggCAATATCATCTCAGctgcaacaccaacaacaacaacatcaacaatcAATCGATAACTGTGTTAATAGCAAtagtagcagcagcagtagtATAAGTAGTAATAATAGTATGTCAAGTTCGAGAAACTATCAGCATCATATTTGA